A single genomic interval of Helicoverpa zea isolate HzStark_Cry1AcR chromosome 19, ilHelZeax1.1, whole genome shotgun sequence harbors:
- the LOC124639608 gene encoding poxin-like, with protein YLQVEKLSQTTHHYCDIFTEQLLAPLGELGYVRIDENTAEKVFINRSKRLLVVSSDGVLAQWRLAPTFESANLYVAGTPVVNQAGELVSLVTAKRGNHYAVSTFEGEGGYFDTSEAWQVRDIPEGCGVYGDRTFPSRDELRAYVSSLPPIDAPPAGPPTPILWRGATPRLVLLAKNGRQISHQYLHGVSADNIEYL; from the exons TATTTGCAGGTGGAGAAACTGTCTCAGACGACGCACCACTACTGCGACATCTTCACGGAACAACTCCTGGCGCCGCTGGGGGAGCTCGGCTACGTACGCATCGATGAAAATACTGCTGAGAAG GTGTTCATCAACCGCAGCAAGCGCCTGCTGGTGGTGTCCAGCGACGGCGTGCTGGCTCAGTGGCGGCTGGCCCCCACCTTCGAGTCCGCCAACCTGTACGTGGCCGGCACTCCCGTCGTCAACCAGGCGGGGGAGCTGGTCTCCCTCGTCACCGCTAAGAGGGGGAACCATTATGCTGTGTCTACTTTTGAG GGTGAAGGCGGATACTTCGACACATCAGAAGCGTGGCAAGTCCGGGACATTCCTGAGGGTTGTGGCGTGTACGGTGACCGCACCTTCCCCAGCCGCGATGAGCTGAGGGCCTACGTCAGCAGCCTCCCCCCCATCGACGCCCCACCCGCTGGTCCCCCCACCCCTATTCTCTGGCGGGGCGCCACCCCCCGCCTCGTGCTGCTCGCCAAGAACGGCCGTCAGATCTCGCACCAGTACTTACACGGAGTCAGCGCCGACAATATCGAGTACTTGTGA
- the LOC124639467 gene encoding peroxisome assembly protein 12-like produces the protein MAVYAAHLTRTLQGTPTVFQVTAQEALGATVKPALRKVAEYLAAVYPNKCGWCVRWYDEVFLLFDSCLQYYYLKHYAASFSESFYDLIRVPTSSSNEFSSGQQLPVYLERASLALLVLLPYLKDKLEAVVERWREDDEDGRLGKSTQDRLRRAATRVYMVAQSAWYCTRLVQLARYTRGRSAAHSPALWALGVALRPAPPRQPSEHTWGDLVTSVATGDIGSAAECLPLLGGAMLRAVEYGAFGVQFLRWWEAAAAPQQALPVPPPPKRDERSARFRNKCPVCLQTWKIPTVLPVSGYIFCYSCISKHLRSHSACPLTRLPAAETDLVRLYLD, from the exons ATGGCGGTGTACGCGGCGCACTTGACGAGGACCCTGCAGGGCACGCCGACAGTGTTCCAAGTCACCGCGCAGGAAGCCCTCGGGGCCACCGTCAAACCGGCGCTACGGAAAGTTGCTGAG TACCTAGCAGCAGTATACCCCAACAAGTGTGGGTGGTGTGTGCGCTGGTATGACGAGGTGTTCCTGCTGTTTGACTCCTGTCTGCAGTACTACTACCTCAAACATTATG CTGCATCATTCTCGGAAAGTTTCTATGACCTGATCCGAGTGCCGACATCTTCATCGAATGagttcagcagtggacagcAGCTGCCGGTGTACCTGGAGCGAGCCTCGCTGGCGCTGCTGGTGCTGCTGCCCTATCTGAAGGACAAGCTTGAGGCTGTGGTGGAACGCTGGAGAGAGGACGATGAGGATGGACGGTTGGGGAAG TCTACACAAGACCGTCTCCGCCGCGCCGCGACCCGCGTGTACATGGTAGCACAGTCGGCGTGGTACTGTACACGACTGGTACAGCTGGCGCGGTACACGCGCGGGCGCAGCGCGGCGCACTCGCCGGCGCTGTGGGCGCTGGGCGTGGCGCTGCGCCCCGCGCCGCCGAGGCAGCCCTCCGAGCATACCTGGGGGGATCTGGTCACCAGTGTCGCTACTGGAGATATTGG TTCGGCAGCAGAGTGCCTCCCCCTGCTGGGCGGCGCGATGCTGCGGGCGGTGGAGTACGGCGCGTTCGGCGTGCAGTTCCTGCGCTGGTGGgaggccgccgccgcgccgcagcaGGCCTTACCCGTGCCGCCGCCGCCTAAG cGCGACGAGCGTTCAGCACGGTTCCGTAACAAATGTCCCGTATGCCTGCAGACGTGGAAGATACCCACCGTGCTGCCTGTGTCCGG CTACATATTCTGCTACTCGTGTATATCGAAGCACCTGCGCAGTCACTCCGCCTGCCCACTCACTCGCCTGCCCGCCGCAGAGACAGACCTCGTGAGGCTATACCTCGACTAG